Proteins encoded together in one Candidatus Peregrinibacteria bacterium window:
- a CDS encoding DUF2130 domain-containing protein, translating to MAEQTITCQKCGNEIPLTDALTEKMRHQLEGEIGKKFKEKEKEIEEKAKLVEESQKNVDEQVKKKLESEKVKMWEEAQKKAEEKVDLKFKDLEKSNEEKEKQLDKMREDQLELMKENRKVEEEKKNMKLEIEKKMDEERKTIADQAKKDASEEMRLKMAEKDKQLEQMKKSVEDLKRKSEQGSMQIQGDVQEDDLKMMLQTNFSMDTVEDVPTGIKGADLVQTVNNSFGQKSGIILWESKNTKAWSDEWIKKLKGDQALVKADICVLVSQTLPEGVKDFKFQGGVWICSYQSALSLVTVLRLHLTQMSQVKQSLVGKDEKMELLYNYLSGSEFKNRIENIVSAFTSMQTDLDTEKRSMERLWKKRGKEIERVIMSTSGMYGDLQGIVGASLPAIKSLELPSGEEDEDVEE from the coding sequence ATGGCTGAACAAACAATTACTTGTCAAAAATGTGGAAATGAAATCCCTCTTACAGACGCCTTAACTGAAAAAATGCGCCATCAACTTGAAGGCGAAATTGGGAAGAAGTTTAAGGAAAAAGAAAAGGAGATTGAAGAAAAGGCTAAACTGGTTGAAGAAAGCCAGAAAAATGTTGATGAACAAGTAAAGAAAAAACTTGAATCTGAAAAAGTGAAAATGTGGGAGGAAGCTCAAAAGAAAGCCGAGGAAAAAGTTGATCTAAAATTTAAAGATCTCGAGAAGTCAAATGAAGAAAAGGAGAAACAATTGGATAAAATGCGTGAAGACCAATTGGAGCTAATGAAGGAAAACCGCAAGGTTGAAGAAGAAAAAAAGAATATGAAACTGGAAATTGAGAAAAAAATGGACGAAGAAAGAAAGACTATTGCAGATCAAGCAAAGAAAGATGCATCAGAGGAAATGCGCCTAAAAATGGCAGAGAAAGACAAGCAGCTTGAACAAATGAAAAAATCCGTAGAAGATTTGAAGCGAAAAAGTGAGCAAGGTTCCATGCAAATTCAAGGTGATGTGCAAGAGGATGATTTGAAAATGATGTTGCAGACTAATTTTTCAATGGACACAGTTGAAGATGTGCCAACAGGTATCAAAGGAGCAGATTTAGTGCAAACAGTAAATAATTCCTTTGGGCAAAAATCCGGCATTATTCTTTGGGAATCAAAAAACACTAAGGCATGGAGTGACGAATGGATCAAGAAACTGAAGGGAGATCAAGCATTGGTAAAAGCGGATATATGTGTTTTGGTTTCACAAACTTTGCCGGAAGGTGTTAAGGATTTTAAATTCCAAGGTGGTGTTTGGATTTGTAGCTATCAATCAGCATTATCTTTAGTAACAGTTCTACGTCTTCATTTAACCCAAATGAGTCAGGTAAAACAGTCTTTGGTCGGGAAGGACGAGAAAATGGAGCTTCTATATAATTATTTGTCTGGCAGCGAGTTTAAAAATCGAATCGAAAATATAGTTTCAGCTTTTACAAGTATGCAAACTGATCTTGATACTGAAAAAAGATCAATGGAACGTCTTTGGAAAAAGAGAGGTAAAGAAATTGAAAGAGTCATTATGAGCACTTCTGGAATGTATGGAGATTTACAAGGCATCGTTGGTGCTTCTTTGCCTGCAATCAAGTCATTGGAATTACCAAGCGGTGAGGAAGATGAAGATGTTGAGGAATAA
- a CDS encoding restriction endonuclease subunit R: QIVGRGTRLFDGKEFFTILDFVNAYKHFNDPEWDGEPIDETVEKEPKELKTDSEFVEKEEKETDDEAKTRPKKIKIKLRDGKEREIQHMISTSFWSADGKPISAEEFLQSLYGKLPSLFTSEAELRQIWSNPTTRKAFLQRIAELG, from the coding sequence CAGATTGTTGGGCGTGGTACGCGACTTTTTGACGGAAAGGAGTTCTTTACTATTTTGGACTTTGTTAATGCCTATAAGCATTTCAATGATCCTGAGTGGGATGGTGAGCCAATTGATGAAACGGTTGAGAAAGAGCCAAAGGAGTTAAAGACGGATAGCGAATTTGTCGAAAAAGAAGAAAAGGAAACTGACGATGAGGCTAAAACACGGCCTAAAAAGATTAAAATTAAGCTTAGGGATGGAAAGGAGCGTGAAATCCAACATATGATCTCAACTTCCTTTTGGAGTGCAGATGGAAAGCCTATTTCAGCGGAAGAATTTTTACAGAGCTTATATGGGAAATTGCCATCCCTTTTTACAAGCGAAGCCGAATTAAGACAAATTTGGTCGAATCCGACGACACGAAAAGCATTTTTACAAAGAATTGCAGAGCTGGGCTAG
- the trpB gene encoding tryptophan synthase subunit beta, protein MSIKSYILNKSGHFGEFGGRYVPELLIPIMEELEDAFYKAIKDKSFKEELKALYRDFSGRPTPLYFCENITKRLGGAQIYLKNEGLNHTGAHKINHCLGQALIAKKLGKTRLIAETGAGQHGLATATVAAKFKMKCTIYMGAKDYARQRPNVFFMERLGAEVIPVETGGRILRDAINEALRDLITNPKDTHYLLGTVCGPHPYPVMNTYFQSIVGKEVKKQFKEIIGGKPDHLIASCGGGSNAMGLFHTFLDDKSIKMKIVEAGGKGIKEDEKKCDHAARFETGSKGVVEGFKSIFLQDKHGQIKETHSISAGLDYSGVGPGIAYLKEIGRIETSYALDTEVLEAYGMLAKEEGIIGAMESCHALAEVIKLAPTLGKDKTIVFNLSGRGDKDLFIVSRYFDQRSFQSFLKEQLR, encoded by the coding sequence ATGAGTATTAAATCATACATTTTAAATAAATCAGGCCATTTTGGGGAGTTCGGCGGACGCTACGTCCCAGAATTACTTATTCCAATAATGGAAGAGCTTGAAGATGCTTTTTACAAAGCGATCAAAGATAAGTCTTTCAAAGAAGAACTAAAAGCTTTGTATAGAGATTTTTCTGGCAGGCCGACTCCACTTTATTTTTGTGAGAATATTACGAAACGTCTAGGTGGCGCTCAGATTTATCTTAAGAATGAAGGTCTCAATCACACAGGAGCACACAAGATTAACCATTGCTTGGGGCAAGCATTGATCGCGAAGAAATTAGGAAAAACTCGCCTTATTGCGGAAACAGGGGCAGGGCAACACGGACTCGCAACGGCCACAGTCGCTGCAAAATTCAAAATGAAATGCACCATATATATGGGTGCAAAAGATTATGCACGTCAGCGTCCAAATGTGTTTTTCATGGAACGACTAGGCGCGGAAGTGATACCTGTTGAAACAGGCGGGCGAATCCTCAGAGACGCTATCAATGAAGCTCTGCGAGACTTAATTACAAATCCAAAAGATACACATTATCTACTCGGAACAGTTTGCGGTCCACATCCATATCCAGTCATGAATACTTATTTTCAATCAATCGTTGGAAAAGAAGTTAAAAAACAGTTCAAAGAAATAATAGGAGGTAAGCCGGACCACTTGATCGCAAGTTGTGGGGGTGGTTCGAACGCGATGGGACTCTTCCATACATTTCTAGATGACAAATCTATAAAAATGAAAATTGTCGAAGCTGGTGGAAAAGGAATAAAAGAAGATGAGAAAAAGTGTGACCATGCAGCACGGTTTGAAACTGGCTCAAAGGGTGTGGTCGAAGGATTTAAATCGATTTTCCTTCAAGACAAACACGGCCAAATAAAAGAAACTCACAGTATTTCAGCGGGCCTTGATTATTCTGGAGTAGGGCCGGGGATCGCATACCTGAAGGAAATAGGACGTATTGAAACGAGCTATGCACTAGACACAGAAGTGCTCGAAGCATATGGGATGCTAGCCAAAGAAGAAGGAATTATTGGAGCTATGGAATCATGTCATGCTCTGGCTGAAGTGATCAAGCTAGCTCCAACTTTAGGCAAGGATAAAACCATTGTTTTCAATCTCTCTGGCCGCGGCGACAAAGATTTATTTATTGTGAGTCGTTACTTCGACCAGAGAAGTTTCCAATCATTCCTTAAAGAACAATTAAGATGA
- the trpA gene encoding tryptophan synthase subunit alpha: protein MNRIMTHIVAGYPSLKESKLLAQTMIESGVSYIEIQIPFSDPIADGKTIMDANKKALENGITPDDAFELMKDLSGKAKAHGVKLLFMSYYNILFKYGLERFCKKAASIGCYGLIIPDIPIDEEPHEHYLAICEKYNLHAIQVIAPITPEKRLKGIAKHANGFVYCTATTGTTGARAQMSQNLESYIGKVRKHIPDIPIALGFGISSRSQVKQALAHVDIAVIGSKIINIYNTSKKQNPVEDVKTFILEVIQ from the coding sequence ATGAATCGAATCATGACACATATCGTCGCAGGTTATCCAAGCCTGAAAGAATCAAAGCTCCTTGCGCAGACGATGATTGAAAGTGGAGTTTCTTATATTGAAATTCAGATCCCGTTTTCTGATCCTATCGCTGATGGCAAAACTATCATGGATGCCAATAAAAAAGCTTTAGAAAATGGGATTACACCAGACGATGCCTTTGAATTGATGAAAGATTTGAGTGGAAAAGCGAAGGCTCATGGAGTGAAACTTCTTTTTATGAGTTATTACAATATTCTTTTCAAATACGGACTCGAACGGTTTTGTAAAAAAGCAGCAAGTATCGGTTGCTACGGTCTTATTATTCCAGATATCCCAATTGATGAAGAGCCACATGAGCACTACCTCGCAATATGCGAAAAATACAATTTACATGCAATCCAAGTTATAGCCCCGATCACTCCCGAAAAAAGACTGAAAGGCATAGCCAAACACGCAAATGGATTTGTATATTGCACAGCAACTACCGGCACCACAGGGGCCAGGGCACAAATGTCTCAAAATCTAGAAAGCTATATAGGAAAAGTTCGAAAACATATCCCCGATATACCAATAGCCCTGGGCTTCGGTATTTCTAGCAGATCTCAAGTGAAGCAAGCATTGGCTCATGTAGACATAGCCGTAATCGGCAGCAAAATCATAAATATTTACAATACATCGAAAAAACAAAATCCAGTTGAAGATGTAAAGACGTTTATATTGGAAGTAATTCAGTAG